From Ramlibacter tataouinensis, the proteins below share one genomic window:
- a CDS encoding acyl-CoA dehydrogenase family protein: MSQLLSAFRHAALPAAAQAFRAEVREFLRSSWTPPAPQVRARSWMGFDADFSRKLAQRGWVGVTLPRAYGGASLDAFSRFVLVEELLAAGAPVGAHWIADRQSGPLILKFGTEEQRRFYLPKICAAEAFFCIGMSEPNAGSDLASVGSRAVRAEGGWRLNGRKIWTTNAHHSHYMIALVRTSGEPADRQKGLSQFIVDLKLPGITIRPIRDLAGDAHFNEVFFDNVLLPDDALVGEEGAGWAQVNAELAFERSGPERIYSSIVLLEHWIACLRGTPEAARHAETIGRLATHLATLRGMSIAVTTKLVQGESPVVEAALVKDIGTTFEQSIPVIVEAAVGADPANPPDADLLQAVAYLAQVAPTFSLRGGTREILRGMIARGLGLR; the protein is encoded by the coding sequence ATGAGCCAGTTGCTCTCCGCCTTCCGCCACGCCGCGTTGCCGGCCGCGGCGCAGGCTTTTCGCGCCGAGGTGCGCGAGTTCCTGCGCAGTTCGTGGACGCCGCCCGCGCCGCAGGTGCGCGCGCGCTCCTGGATGGGCTTCGACGCCGACTTCAGCCGCAAGCTGGCCCAGCGCGGCTGGGTCGGCGTGACCCTGCCCCGGGCCTATGGCGGCGCCAGCCTCGATGCCTTCTCCCGCTTCGTGCTGGTCGAGGAACTGCTGGCGGCCGGTGCGCCGGTGGGCGCCCACTGGATCGCGGACCGCCAGAGCGGCCCCTTGATCCTGAAGTTCGGCACCGAGGAACAGCGCCGCTTCTACCTGCCGAAGATCTGCGCGGCCGAGGCCTTCTTCTGCATCGGCATGAGCGAGCCCAACGCCGGATCCGACCTCGCGAGCGTCGGCAGCCGCGCCGTGCGCGCCGAGGGCGGCTGGCGCCTGAACGGCCGCAAGATCTGGACGACCAACGCGCACCACTCGCACTACATGATCGCGCTGGTGCGGACTTCGGGTGAGCCGGCCGATCGGCAGAAGGGGTTGTCCCAGTTCATCGTCGACCTGAAGCTGCCCGGCATCACGATCCGCCCGATCCGCGACCTGGCGGGCGACGCGCACTTCAACGAGGTTTTTTTCGACAACGTGCTGCTGCCGGACGACGCGCTGGTGGGCGAGGAGGGCGCGGGCTGGGCGCAGGTGAACGCCGAACTGGCCTTCGAGCGCAGCGGCCCCGAGCGCATCTATTCCAGCATCGTGCTGCTGGAGCACTGGATCGCCTGCCTGCGCGGCACGCCCGAGGCAGCGCGGCACGCCGAGACCATCGGCCGCCTGGCCACGCACCTGGCCACCTTGCGCGGCATGTCGATCGCCGTGACAACCAAACTGGTGCAGGGCGAGAGCCCGGTGGTCGAGGCGGCGCTGGTGAAGGACATCGGCACCACCTTCGAGCAATCGATTCCCGTCATCGTGGAGGCTGCCGTGGGTGCCGATCCCGCGAACCCGCCGGACGCGGACCTCCTGCAAGCCGTCGCCTACCTGGCCCAGGTGGCACCCACCTTCTCCCTGCGCGGCGGAACGCGCGAGATCCTGCGCGGCATGATTGCGCGAGGTCTGGGCCTGCGATGA